Proteins encoded by one window of Lycium barbarum isolate Lr01 chromosome 11, ASM1917538v2, whole genome shotgun sequence:
- the LOC132616702 gene encoding nuclear/nucleolar GTPase 2-like, producing MAKKKERSVNVSGKPKHSLDSNRDVSAAKNGRSAATVRRLKMYNTRPKRNPQGHIIKHDLQSKELPSTRIQPDRRWFGNTRVVNQKELEFFREELQTRLSSNYNVILKERKLPMSLLNDHQKQVKVHLLDNEPFSDAFGPKTKRKRPKLMALDYEALAKKADVSQDDFEDKHGASTSMDENVDGFRDLVRHTMFEKGQSKRIWSELYKVIDSSDVVVQVLDARDPCGTRCYHLERHLKENCKHKHMVLLLNKCDLVPAWATKGWLRVLSKEYPTLAFHASVTKSFGKGSLLSVLRQFSRLKSDKQAISVGFVGYPNVGKSSVINTLRTKNVCKTAPIPGETKVWQYITLTKKIFLIDCPGVVYQNHDSETDIVLKGVVRVTNLPDASEHIGEVLNRVKKEHLKRAYKIKDWVDDNDFLQQLCKSTGKLLKGGEPDYKTAAKMVLHDWQRGKIPFFVPPPKLDDDASDEQNELVSEADTAVDDDQATAAKKAIANVVSSQQLKEVPVQEELFSKAELLGES from the exons ATGGCGAAGAAGAAAGAGAGGTCAGTTAACGTATCTGGAAAGCCAAAGCATTCATTGGACAGTAACAGAGATGTTAGCGCCGCCAAAAATGGCCGTAGCGCCGCCACTGTGCGGCGGCTTAAGATGTATAATACAAGGCCGAAGCGCAATCCTCAAGGTCATATTATAAAACATGATTTGCAATCAAAGGAATTGCCTTCAACAAGGATACAACCAGATCGCCGTTGGTTCG GGAATACTCGGGTGGTCAACCAGAAGGAACTGGAGTTCTTTAGAGAAGAGCTTCAAACTCGGCTTTCCAgtaattacaatgttatattaaaagaaaggaagttgcccaTGTCACTTTTAAATGATCACCAGAAG CAAGTAAAAGTTCACCTTCTTGACAACGAACCTTTCTCTGATGCTTTTGGACCTAAAACAAAGAGGAAACGCCCCAAACTTATGGCCTTAGATTATGAAGCTCTAGCAAAGAAGGCTGATGTGTCTCAAG ATGACTTCGAAGACAAACATGGTGCTAGCACCTCCATGGATGAAAATGTAGATGGGTTCAGAGATCTTGTTAGGCACACAATGTTTGAGAAAGGACAAAGTAAACGAATTTGGAGCGAGCTTTACAAAGTCATAGACTCTTCTGATGTTGTTGTTCAG GTTCTTGATGCCAGAGACCCCTGTGGTACAAGGTGCTACCATTTGGAGAGGCATTTGAAAGAAAATTGCAAGCATAAACATATGGTCCTTTTGTTGAATAAG TGTGATTTGGTCCCTGCTTGGGCAACAAAAGGGTGGCTTAGAGTGCTCTCCAAGGAATATCCAACTCTGGCATTTCATGCAAGTGTCACCAAGTCCTTTGGAAAG GGTTCTCTTTTGTCAGTCCTGAGACAGTTTTCTCGACTGAAGAGCGACAAGCAAGCAATCTCTGTTGGTTTTGTTGGCTATCCCAATGTTGGCAAGTCATCAGTTATTAATACATTGCGCACTAAGAAT GTTTGCAAGACGGCTCCTATTCCAGGAGAGACTAAAGTGTGGCAGTACATTACACTCACAAAGAAGATCTTCTTGATTGACTGTCCTGGTGTAGTTTATCAGAATCATGATTCTGAAACAGATATAGTCTTGAAGGGTGTG GTACGAGTGACAAACCTGCCTGATGCTTCTGAACACATTGGCGAAGTGTTGAATCGCGTTAAGAAGGAGCATCTTAAAAGAGCTTATAAGATAAAGGATTG GGTTGACGACAATGACTTTCTTCAACAGCTATGCAAGTCAACAGGCAAACTTCTGAAG GGAGGCGAACCTGACTATAAGACTGCTGCCAAGATGGTTCTCCATGATTGGCAAAGAGGCAAAATTCCTTTCTTTGTTCCACCTCCAAAGCTGGATGATGATGCCTCTGACGAGCAAAATGAACTTGTCTCTGAGGCAGACACAGCCGTGGATGACGATCAGGCCACAGCTGCTAAAAAAGCAATTGCTAACGTCGTTTCATCACAACAACTGAAAGAAGTTCCTGTTCAGGAGGAGCTGTTCAGCAAGGCCGAGTTGTTGGGTGAAAGTTGA
- the LOC132618060 gene encoding nuclear/nucleolar GTPase 2-like — protein MAKNKTRGRSNATSRRLKMYNNRPKRDRKGKILKHDFQSKKLPSTRIQPDPRWFINTRVISREKLESFREKIDSRLSSNYNVILNEGKLPMSLLNDHNKKGKARYLDSEASADALGAKTKRKTPKHFESSAKKADMS, from the exons ATGGCGAAGAATAAAACTCGCGGCCGTAGCAACGCCACTAGTCGGAGGCTCAAGATGTACAATAATAGGCCAAAACGTGATCGTAAAGGCAAAATATTAAAGCATGATTTTCAATCAAAGAAGCTTCCATCAACACGTATACAGCCAGATCCCCGTTGGTTCA TCAATACTCGGGTGATCAGTCGGGAGAAATTGGAATCCTTTAGAGAAAAGATCGATTCTCGGCTTTCCAgtaactacaatgttatattgaATGAAGGGAAATTGCCCATGTCCCTTTTGAATGATCACAACAAG AAAGGAAAAGCTCGTTATCTTGACAGTGAGGCTTCTGCCGATGCTTTAGGAGCTAAGACAAAGAGGAAAACCCCGAAACATTTTGAATCATCAGCCAAGAAGGCTGATATGTCTTAA